Proteins encoded by one window of Burkholderia plantarii:
- a CDS encoding L-serine ammonia-lyase produces MAVSVFDLFKIGIGPSSSHTVGPMRAALMFVQGLERDGLLERTAAVKVDLYGSLGATGKGHGTDRGVMLGLMGDAPDTVDPDTIDARLAEVRDTRKLALLGRHPVPFVLKEQIGFYRQALPEHPNAMTLRARDAAGETLRETTYLSVGGGFVVTAGAPNTKVLNAAEQMPHPFRSSAELLELTASTGKSIAQLMWDNERAWHDEATTRAGLLKIWDVMQSCVSRGCGIDNPDANGTLPGPFQVKRRAPQLYRTLTGNPEQALRDPLSMIDWINLYAIAVNEENAAGGRVVTAPTNGAAGIIPAVLHYYMRFTPGANEQGVIDFLMTAAAIGILYKLNASISGAEVGCQGEVGVACSMAAGALAAVLGGTPRQVENAAEIGMEHNLGLTCDPVGGMVQIPCIERNAMASVKAVNAARMALRGDGSHYVSLDSVIKTMRETGADMKTKYKETSRGGLAVNIVEC; encoded by the coding sequence ATGGCAGTCAGCGTGTTCGATCTTTTCAAAATCGGGATTGGCCCGTCCAGCTCGCATACGGTGGGACCGATGCGCGCCGCGCTGATGTTCGTCCAGGGACTCGAGCGCGACGGCCTGCTCGAGCGCACCGCCGCCGTGAAAGTCGACCTGTACGGCTCGCTCGGCGCGACCGGCAAGGGCCACGGCACCGACCGCGGCGTGATGCTCGGGCTGATGGGCGACGCGCCCGACACGGTCGATCCCGATACCATCGACGCGCGGCTCGCCGAGGTGCGCGACACGCGCAAGCTGGCGCTGCTGGGCCGCCATCCCGTGCCGTTCGTGCTGAAGGAGCAGATCGGCTTCTACCGGCAGGCGCTGCCCGAGCATCCGAACGCGATGACGCTGCGCGCGCGCGACGCGGCCGGCGAGACGCTGCGCGAGACCACCTACCTGTCGGTGGGCGGCGGCTTCGTGGTGACGGCCGGCGCGCCGAACACGAAGGTGCTGAACGCGGCAGAACAGATGCCCCACCCGTTTCGCAGCAGCGCCGAGCTGCTCGAGCTGACGGCCAGCACCGGCAAGTCGATCGCGCAGCTGATGTGGGACAACGAGCGCGCCTGGCACGACGAGGCCACCACGCGCGCCGGCCTGCTGAAGATCTGGGACGTGATGCAGTCGTGCGTGTCGCGCGGCTGCGGGATCGACAACCCCGACGCGAACGGCACGCTGCCCGGCCCGTTTCAGGTCAAGCGCCGCGCGCCGCAGCTGTACCGCACGCTGACCGGCAACCCCGAGCAGGCGCTGCGTGATCCGCTCTCGATGATCGACTGGATCAACCTCTACGCGATCGCCGTGAACGAGGAAAACGCGGCGGGCGGGCGCGTGGTGACCGCGCCGACCAACGGCGCGGCCGGCATCATCCCGGCCGTGCTGCACTACTACATGCGCTTCACGCCCGGCGCCAACGAACAGGGCGTGATCGACTTCCTGATGACGGCCGCCGCGATCGGCATCCTCTACAAGCTCAACGCGTCGATCTCGGGCGCCGAGGTGGGCTGCCAGGGCGAGGTGGGCGTGGCCTGCTCGATGGCGGCCGGCGCGCTCGCCGCCGTGCTCGGCGGCACGCCGCGCCAGGTCGAGAACGCCGCCGAGATCGGCATGGAACACAACCTCGGGCTGACTTGCGACCCGGTCGGCGGGATGGTGCAGATCCCCTGCATCGAGCGCAACGCGATGGCCTCGGTGAAGGCCGTCAACGCCGCGCGCATGGCGCTGCGCGGCGACGGCAGCCATTACGTGTCGCTCGACTCGGTGATCAAGACGATGCGCGAGACCGGCGCCGACATGAAGACGAAGTACAAGGAAACCTCGCGCGGCGGGCTCGCGGTGAACATCGTCGAGTGCTGA
- the gcvH gene encoding glycine cleavage system protein GcvH — translation MSNVPADLKYTDEHEWIRTEADGTLTIGITDHAQATLGDIVFLELPQVGKQAKAGDPVGVVESVKAASDIYAPVSGEIIAINDDAVDTPESVNEDAYDAWLFKVKLAPGANTDALLDADAYKKLID, via the coding sequence ATGAGCAACGTCCCGGCCGATCTGAAATACACCGACGAACACGAGTGGATCCGCACCGAGGCGGACGGCACGCTGACGATCGGCATCACCGATCACGCGCAGGCCACACTTGGCGACATCGTCTTCCTCGAACTGCCGCAAGTCGGCAAGCAGGCGAAAGCCGGCGACCCGGTGGGCGTCGTCGAATCGGTGAAAGCCGCCTCCGACATCTACGCACCGGTGTCGGGCGAAATCATCGCCATCAACGACGACGCCGTCGACACGCCGGAATCGGTCAACGAAGACGCCTACGACGCCTGGCTCTTCAAGGTCAAGCTCGCGCCGGGCGCCAACACCGACGCGCTGCTCGACGCCGATGCCTACAAGAAGCTGATCGACTGA
- the gcvP gene encoding aminomethyl-transferring glycine dehydrogenase, translating to MKLEHPDHLMNRTPLSLAALETHDAFAERHIGPDAASQQAMLDTLGFASRAALIDAVIPAAIRRTETLPLGAFTQPKSEAEALAALRELAGRNQVFRSFIGQGYYNAHTPAVILRNVLENPAWYTAYTPYQPEISQGRLEALLNFQQMVTDLTGLAIANASLLDEATAAAEAMTLLQRNGKPKSNVFFVADDVLPQTLEVIRTRAEPIGIEIATGPASQAAHANAFGVLLQYPGVNGDVHDYRALADAVHAAGGHVVVAADLLALTVLAAPGEWGADVAVGNTQRFGVPVGFGGPHAAYLAVRDEFKRQMPGRLVGVTVDAQGKPALRLALQTREQHIRREKATSNVCTAQALLAIMASSYAVYHGPRGLKTIALRVNRIAALLDAGLKQLGYATVNETFFDTLTIEAGERAAALHEAASARRINLRRAGATRVGVSIDETTTRADLADLLAIFAEVAGAAAPGVDALEAALPGSAALPAGLERQSAYLTHPVFNRHHSETEMLRYLRSLSDKDLALDRSMIPLGSCTMKLNATSEMLPVTWPEFGQIHPFAPQEQTVGYREMIAQLEAMLVAATGYAAVSLQPNAGSQGEYAGLLIIHAYHASRGEGHRDVCLIPASAHGTNPASAHMAGMKVVVVACDAQGNVDVADLRAKAEQHSANLAAIMITYPSTHGVFEQNVREICEIVHAHSGQVYVDGANMNAMVGLTAPGQFGGDVSHLNLHKTFCIPHGGGGPGVGPVAVGAHLAQFLPNQRSTGYARGEHGIGAVSAAPYGSASILPISWMYVAMMGARNLTAATEVAILNANYIARRLAPHYPVLYSGPGGLVAHECILDLRPIKESSGITVDDVAKRLMDYGFHAPTMSFPVPGTLMVEPTESESQEELDRFIDAMIAIREEIRAVEDGRADREDNPLRHAPHTAAVVTANEWTHAYTREQAAFPVASLAAGNKYWPPVGRADNVYGDRNLFCACVPMSDYA from the coding sequence ATGAAGCTCGAACACCCGGATCACCTGATGAACCGCACGCCCCTCTCGCTCGCCGCACTCGAAACCCACGACGCGTTCGCCGAACGCCACATCGGGCCCGACGCCGCCAGCCAGCAGGCCATGCTCGACACGCTCGGCTTCGCCTCGCGCGCCGCGCTGATCGACGCGGTGATCCCCGCCGCGATCCGCCGCACGGAAACGCTGCCGCTCGGCGCGTTCACGCAGCCGAAGAGCGAGGCGGAAGCGCTCGCCGCGCTGCGCGAGCTGGCCGGCAGAAACCAGGTGTTCCGCTCGTTCATCGGTCAGGGTTATTACAACGCGCATACGCCGGCCGTGATCCTGCGCAACGTGCTCGAGAACCCGGCCTGGTACACGGCCTATACGCCGTACCAACCCGAAATTTCGCAGGGGCGCCTCGAAGCGCTCCTGAACTTCCAGCAGATGGTGACCGACCTCACGGGCCTCGCGATCGCCAACGCGTCGCTGCTCGACGAGGCGACCGCCGCCGCCGAGGCGATGACGCTGCTGCAGCGCAACGGCAAGCCGAAGTCGAACGTGTTCTTCGTCGCCGACGACGTGCTGCCGCAGACGCTCGAGGTGATCCGCACGCGCGCCGAGCCGATCGGCATCGAGATCGCGACCGGCCCGGCCTCGCAGGCCGCCCACGCCAACGCGTTCGGCGTGCTGCTGCAATACCCGGGCGTCAACGGCGACGTGCATGACTACCGCGCGCTTGCCGACGCCGTGCATGCCGCGGGCGGCCACGTGGTGGTGGCGGCCGACCTGCTCGCGCTGACGGTGCTCGCCGCGCCGGGCGAATGGGGCGCGGACGTGGCGGTGGGCAACACCCAGCGCTTCGGCGTGCCGGTCGGCTTCGGCGGCCCGCACGCGGCCTACCTCGCCGTGCGCGACGAATTCAAGCGCCAGATGCCGGGCCGCCTGGTGGGCGTGACCGTCGACGCTCAGGGCAAGCCCGCGCTGCGCCTCGCGCTGCAGACGCGCGAGCAGCACATCCGCCGCGAGAAGGCCACCTCGAACGTCTGCACCGCGCAGGCGCTGCTGGCGATCATGGCCAGCTCCTACGCCGTCTACCACGGCCCGCGCGGCCTGAAGACGATCGCGCTGCGCGTGAACCGGATCGCCGCGCTGCTCGACGCAGGCCTGAAACAGCTCGGCTACGCCACCGTCAACGAAACCTTCTTCGACACGCTGACGATCGAGGCGGGCGAACGCGCCGCCGCGCTGCACGAAGCCGCCAGCGCCCGGCGCATCAACCTGCGTCGCGCCGGCGCGACGCGGGTGGGCGTGTCGATCGACGAAACCACCACGCGCGCCGACCTGGCCGACCTGCTGGCGATCTTCGCCGAGGTGGCGGGCGCCGCGGCGCCGGGCGTCGACGCGCTGGAAGCCGCGCTGCCCGGCAGCGCCGCGCTGCCGGCCGGCCTCGAACGCCAGAGCGCGTACCTCACGCACCCGGTGTTCAACCGCCACCATTCCGAAACGGAAATGCTGCGCTACCTGCGCAGCCTGTCCGACAAGGATCTCGCGCTCGACCGCTCGATGATCCCGCTCGGCTCCTGCACCATGAAGCTCAACGCCACCTCGGAGATGCTGCCGGTGACCTGGCCCGAGTTCGGCCAGATCCATCCGTTCGCGCCGCAGGAGCAGACGGTCGGCTATCGCGAGATGATCGCCCAACTCGAGGCGATGCTGGTGGCCGCCACCGGCTACGCGGCCGTGTCGCTGCAGCCGAACGCGGGCTCGCAGGGCGAGTACGCGGGCCTCCTGATCATCCACGCCTATCACGCCTCGCGCGGCGAGGGCCATCGCGACGTGTGCCTGATCCCGGCCTCGGCGCACGGCACCAACCCGGCCTCGGCGCACATGGCCGGCATGAAGGTGGTGGTGGTGGCCTGCGACGCGCAGGGCAACGTCGACGTCGCCGATCTGCGCGCCAAGGCCGAGCAGCACTCGGCGAACCTCGCGGCGATCATGATCACCTACCCGTCCACCCACGGCGTGTTCGAGCAGAACGTGCGCGAGATCTGCGAGATCGTGCATGCGCACAGCGGCCAGGTGTACGTGGACGGCGCGAACATGAACGCGATGGTCGGCCTGACCGCGCCGGGCCAGTTCGGCGGCGACGTGTCCCACCTGAACCTGCACAAGACGTTCTGCATCCCGCACGGCGGCGGCGGCCCCGGCGTCGGCCCGGTCGCGGTCGGCGCGCACCTCGCGCAGTTCCTGCCGAACCAGCGCTCGACCGGCTACGCGCGCGGCGAGCACGGCATCGGCGCCGTCTCGGCCGCGCCGTATGGCTCGGCCTCGATCCTGCCGATCTCGTGGATGTACGTGGCGATGATGGGCGCGCGCAACCTGACGGCCGCCACCGAAGTGGCGATCCTCAACGCGAACTACATCGCGCGCCGCCTCGCGCCGCACTACCCGGTGCTCTATTCGGGCCCGGGCGGCCTCGTCGCGCACGAATGCATTCTCGACCTGCGGCCGATCAAGGAATCGAGCGGCATCACCGTCGACGACGTGGCCAAGCGCCTGATGGACTACGGCTTCCATGCGCCGACCATGAGCTTCCCGGTGCCGGGCACGCTGATGGTCGAGCCGACCGAATCGGAATCGCAGGAGGAACTCGACCGCTTCATCGACGCGATGATCGCGATCCGCGAGGAAATTCGCGCCGTCGAGGACGGCCGCGCCGACCGCGAGGACAACCCGCTGCGCCACGCGCCGCACACGGCCGCGGTGGTCACCGCCAACGAGTGGACGCACGCCTACACGCGCGAGCAGGCCGCGTTCCCGGTGGCCTCGCTGGCGGCCGGTAACAAATACTGGCCGCCCGTCGGGCGCGCGGACAACGTCTACGGCGACCGCAACCTGTTCTGCGCGTGCGTGCCGATGTCCGACTACGCCTGA
- the gcvT gene encoding glycine cleavage system aminomethyltransferase GcvT, which translates to MTALKHTPLHAAHAALNARMVDFGGWDMPVNYGSQLEEHRAVRTDAGMFDVSHMCVVDFRGARVRAFFEHAIANHVGKLRTPGKALYSCLLNPEGGVIDDLIVYYFTENFFRVVVNAGTAEKDLAWFTQLNAEGGFGLDITPRRDLAIVAVQGPNARAKVWDTVPAARAATSELKPFNAAQVADTPFGELTVARTGYTGEDGFEVIVPATHVEALWHALAAHGVRPAGLGARDTLRLEAGMNLYGQDMDDSVCPLDAGLAWTVDLTTPREFVGRAALEARGQRSAFVGLILEKENGKAGGVLRAHQTVLTEHGEGEITSGTFSPTMQESIAFARVPAGVAAGATVQVRIRDKNLPARVVKLPFVRNGKVLAA; encoded by the coding sequence ATGACCGCACTCAAACACACCCCGCTGCACGCCGCGCACGCCGCGCTCAACGCCCGCATGGTCGACTTCGGCGGCTGGGACATGCCCGTCAATTACGGCTCCCAGCTCGAGGAACACCGCGCCGTGCGCACCGACGCGGGCATGTTCGACGTGTCGCACATGTGCGTCGTCGATTTCCGCGGCGCGCGCGTGCGCGCCTTCTTCGAACACGCGATCGCCAACCACGTCGGCAAGCTGCGCACGCCCGGCAAGGCGCTCTACTCGTGCCTGCTGAACCCCGAAGGCGGCGTGATCGACGACCTGATCGTCTACTACTTCACCGAAAACTTCTTCCGCGTGGTGGTGAACGCCGGCACCGCCGAGAAGGATCTGGCCTGGTTCACCCAACTGAACGCCGAGGGCGGCTTCGGGCTCGACATCACGCCGCGCCGCGATCTCGCGATCGTCGCCGTGCAAGGCCCGAACGCGCGCGCCAAGGTGTGGGACACGGTGCCGGCCGCGCGCGCCGCCACCAGCGAACTGAAGCCGTTCAACGCCGCGCAGGTGGCGGACACGCCGTTCGGCGAGCTGACCGTGGCCCGCACCGGCTACACCGGCGAGGACGGTTTCGAGGTCATCGTGCCGGCCACCCACGTCGAGGCGCTCTGGCACGCGCTGGCGGCCCACGGCGTGCGCCCGGCCGGGCTCGGCGCGCGCGACACGCTGCGCCTCGAAGCCGGCATGAACCTCTACGGCCAGGACATGGACGACAGCGTCTGCCCGCTCGACGCGGGACTCGCCTGGACCGTCGATCTCACCACGCCGCGCGAGTTCGTCGGCCGCGCCGCGCTCGAGGCCCGCGGCCAGCGCAGCGCGTTCGTCGGCCTGATCCTCGAGAAGGAAAACGGCAAGGCCGGCGGCGTGCTGCGCGCCCACCAGACCGTGCTGACCGAGCACGGCGAGGGCGAGATCACGAGCGGCACGTTCTCGCCCACCATGCAGGAGTCGATCGCGTTCGCGCGCGTGCCGGCCGGCGTCGCCGCCGGTGCGACCGTGCAGGTGCGAATCCGGGACAAAAACCTTCCCGCGCGCGTGGTAAAACTCCCGTTCGTGCGCAACGGCAAGGTGCTGGCCGCCTGA
- a CDS encoding alginate lyase family protein has product MVRKVFPDRARARARTWRTLAPAFAACVALAAASQARAAMNFCAAPALQSNEVTSAEPGVQALVRSVEARVNEQPKALAHLHTEGLLPHEGIRDASEAALDDMELMRDAALAWRVTNDARYLALVNRFLLAWVTTYQPDFDPIDETRFESLIVAYDMTASTLPVKTRNAAAAFIAKLGAGYVAQIEAQKRPLTGTWRNNWQSHRIKLIALAAFTLGDRKMMNAAQRLFVEHLADNIGPDGTTLDFTERDAVHYAVYDLQPLVTAALAARRFNRNWLRERGANGATLEAALDWLVPYARGEKTHEEFVNSTVAFDAKRREAGLPGYSGPWSPKNATELFYLAARLDGRYNSVAQLLAPQPPAWVAACLPLPAR; this is encoded by the coding sequence ATGGTGCGTAAGGTGTTTCCGGACAGGGCGCGAGCGCGCGCGCGAACCTGGCGCACGCTCGCGCCGGCGTTCGCGGCCTGCGTCGCGCTGGCGGCCGCGTCGCAGGCGCGCGCGGCGATGAATTTCTGCGCGGCGCCCGCGCTGCAGAGCAACGAGGTGACCTCGGCCGAGCCGGGCGTGCAGGCGCTGGTACGCAGCGTCGAGGCACGCGTCAACGAGCAGCCGAAGGCGCTCGCCCACCTCCATACCGAGGGCCTGCTGCCGCACGAGGGCATTCGCGACGCGAGCGAGGCCGCGCTCGACGACATGGAACTGATGCGCGACGCCGCGCTGGCCTGGCGCGTGACCAACGACGCGCGCTATCTCGCGCTCGTGAACCGTTTCCTGCTGGCCTGGGTGACCACCTACCAGCCCGATTTCGATCCGATCGACGAGACCCGTTTCGAAAGCCTGATCGTGGCCTACGACATGACCGCGAGCACGCTGCCGGTGAAGACGCGCAACGCCGCCGCCGCGTTCATCGCCAAGCTCGGCGCCGGCTACGTCGCGCAGATCGAGGCGCAGAAGCGCCCGCTCACGGGCACCTGGCGCAACAACTGGCAGAGCCACCGGATCAAGCTGATCGCGCTGGCCGCGTTCACGCTCGGCGACCGCAAGATGATGAACGCCGCGCAGCGGCTGTTCGTCGAACACCTGGCCGACAACATCGGCCCCGACGGCACCACGCTCGACTTCACCGAGCGCGACGCCGTGCATTACGCCGTCTACGACCTGCAGCCGCTCGTGACGGCCGCGCTCGCCGCGCGGCGCTTCAACCGCAACTGGCTGCGCGAGCGCGGCGCCAACGGCGCGACGCTCGAAGCCGCGCTCGACTGGCTGGTGCCGTATGCGCGCGGCGAAAAGACCCACGAGGAGTTCGTGAACTCCACGGTGGCATTCGACGCGAAGCGCCGCGAGGCCGGCCTGCCCGGCTACTCGGGCCCATGGTCGCCGAAGAACGCCACGGAACTGTTCTACCTGGCCGCCCGCCTGGACGGCCGCTACAACAGCGTCGCGCAGCTGCTCGCGCCGCAGCCGCCCGCCTGGGTGGCCGCCTGCCTGCCGCTGCCGGCACGTTAA